In Denitratisoma sp. DHT3, one DNA window encodes the following:
- a CDS encoding YebC/PmpR family DNA-binding transcriptional regulator produces MAGHSKWANIQHRKGRQDAKRGKIFTKLIKEITVAAKMGGGDASTNPRLRLAIEKAKGQSLPKDNIDNAIKRGTGQLEGVVYEEVRYEGYGIGGAAVMVDCLTDNKTRTVADVRHAFNKNGGNMGAEGSVAFQFKHCGQMIFAPGTDEARLMDAAIEAGAEDVVTNDDGSIEVITPPNDLATVLEGLEAAGFKAEFAEVVQKPLNESVIGGDDAMKMQKLLDALESLDDVQEVYTSAVIDE; encoded by the coding sequence ATGGCCGGACACTCCAAATGGGCCAACATCCAGCACCGCAAGGGTCGCCAGGACGCCAAGCGGGGCAAGATCTTCACCAAGCTGATCAAGGAAATCACCGTCGCCGCCAAGATGGGCGGGGGCGATGCCAGCACCAACCCGCGCCTGCGCCTGGCGATCGAGAAGGCCAAGGGCCAGAGCCTGCCCAAGGACAACATCGACAACGCCATCAAGCGCGGCACCGGCCAGCTCGAAGGCGTCGTCTACGAGGAAGTGCGCTACGAGGGCTACGGCATCGGCGGCGCCGCGGTGATGGTGGATTGCCTGACCGACAACAAGACCCGCACCGTCGCCGACGTGCGCCACGCCTTCAACAAGAACGGCGGCAACATGGGCGCCGAGGGTTCGGTGGCATTCCAGTTCAAGCACTGCGGGCAGATGATCTTCGCGCCCGGCACCGACGAGGCCAGGCTGATGGACGCCGCGATCGAGGCCGGCGCCGAGGACGTGGTGACCAACGACGATGGCTCGATCGAAGTGATCACGCCGCCCAACGATCTGGCGACGGTGCTGGAGGGCCTGGAGGCCGCCGGCTTCAAGGCCGAATTCGCCGAGGTGGTGCAAAAGCCGCTCAACGAATCCGTGATCGGCGGCGACGACGCCATGAAGATGCAGAAGCTGCTCGACGCCCTGGAGTCCCTGGACGACGTGCAGGAGGTCTACACCTCGGCGGTGATCGACGAGTGA